A window of Streptomyces sp. DG1A-41 contains these coding sequences:
- a CDS encoding helix-turn-helix domain-containing protein — MDRRRDELMTVPQILAELGGVSRRTFYRWRELGQAPEAIKLPNGELRVWRSDFNAWLHGLAETA, encoded by the coding sequence ATGGACCGCCGACGGGACGAACTGATGACTGTCCCGCAGATCCTCGCCGAGCTCGGCGGAGTGTCCCGCCGAACCTTCTACCGCTGGCGGGAGCTGGGGCAGGCACCGGAAGCGATCAAGCTTCCGAATGGTGAGCTCCGCGTGTGGCGCAGTGACTTCAACGCGTGGCTCCACGGGCTCGCGGAGACGGCGTGA